In one Oncorhynchus kisutch isolate 150728-3 unplaced genomic scaffold, Okis_V2 Okis04b-Okis11a_hom, whole genome shotgun sequence genomic region, the following are encoded:
- the LOC109883661 gene encoding 2-aminoethanethiol dioxygenase, whose amino-acid sequence MPRDNKKSLIQKIASQANITFKDFNASAIGDNKVLLENRGDLITLLTEVRTADLKMKPNGSHSEHNPPVTYMHICETESFSMGVFLLNSGASIPLHDHPGMNGMLKVLYGKVSIRCFDLLDKPSDQVQSETQFDPPLLPFQKDSLRRAVLRSTMWFTHDSSPCILTPQRENLHQIDTVDGPAAFLDILAPPYDPEDGRDCHYYKVLQTVPDADSKVEAQQPWEEETWLLEIGQPDGFWCGGEPYPGPKVSF is encoded by the coding sequence ATGCCACGGGATAACAAGAAGTCTCTGATTCAGAAAATAGCCAGCCAAGCCAATATCACATTTAAAGATTTCAATGCATCCGCAATTGGGGACAACAAAGTATTATTGGAAAACCGGGGGGATCTAATCACCCTGCTGACGGAAGTCAGGACTGCAGACCTGAAGATGAAACCGAACGGCTCCCATTCCGAACACAACCCACCTGTCACGTACATGCACATCTGCGAGACGGAGTCGTTCAGTATGGGGGTGTTTCTACTGAACAGCGGGGCTTCCATCCCGCTCCACGACCACCCCGGTATGAACGGGATGCTCAAGGTTCTATACGGGAAAGTCAGTATCAGGTGTTTTGACCTGTTGGATAAACCTTCGGACCAGGTGCAGAGTGAGACCCAGTTCGACCCGCCGCTGCTGCCGTTCCAGAAGGACTCTCTGCGGCGGGCTGTGCTCCGGTCAACCATGTGGTTCACCCATGACAGTAGTCCGTGTATCTTAACCCCGCAGAGGGAGAACCTGCATCAGATCGACACGGTGGATGGACCGGCTGCTTTCCTCGACATCCTGGCACCTCCGTATGACCCTGAAGATGGGAGGGACTGTCATTATTATAAAGTCCTACAGACAGTTCCCGACGCAGACAGTAAGGTAGAGGCGCAGCAGCCGTGGGAGGAAGAGACGTGGTTACTAGAGATAGGCCAGCCTGATGGCTTCTGGTGTGGGGGTGAACCATACCCCGGGCCCAAGGTTTCCTTCTAA